In a genomic window of Streptomyces sp. NBC_01142:
- a CDS encoding acyl-CoA dehydrogenase family protein, with protein MPVFSLEPAQTAWCAQLRTLAAERLRPLAEKGEPGRVNRPLVAALGELRLLERLFGAGALELCLLRESLAYGCTEAETALALQGLGSYPLVQAGSAAQRERWLPEVVAGRAVAAFALSEPDAGSDAAALALKAVPDRAEGRGGWRLSGEKRWISNAPEADFYTVFARTTEGAGARGVTAFLVPADRPGLTGTALEMLSPHPIGALNFDDVPVTRDDVLGDPDGGFRVAMNTLNLFRPSVGAFAVGMAQAALDAALGHTARRTAFGGPLKDLQSVAHQVAEMATRTEAARLLVYAAAAAYDEGAEDVPKRSAMAKLLATETAQYVVDAAVQLHGARALQRGHVLEHLYREVRAPRIYEGATEVQRTIIAKELYAKDAKDAKEPYA; from the coding sequence ATGCCCGTATTCTCACTGGAACCGGCACAGACCGCCTGGTGTGCGCAGCTGCGGACCCTGGCAGCCGAGCGGCTGCGCCCGCTGGCGGAGAAGGGAGAACCGGGCCGCGTCAACCGCCCCTTGGTCGCCGCCCTCGGTGAACTCCGCCTCCTTGAGCGCCTGTTCGGGGCCGGGGCGCTGGAGCTGTGCCTGCTGCGCGAGTCGCTGGCGTACGGATGTACGGAGGCCGAGACCGCCCTCGCTCTCCAGGGCCTCGGCAGCTACCCCCTGGTCCAGGCGGGCAGCGCCGCGCAACGGGAACGCTGGCTCCCCGAGGTGGTCGCCGGGCGCGCCGTCGCCGCCTTCGCGCTGAGCGAGCCCGACGCCGGGTCGGACGCGGCTGCCCTGGCCCTCAAGGCCGTGCCCGACCGGGCAGAAGGCCGGGGCGGCTGGCGCCTCAGCGGCGAGAAGCGGTGGATCTCCAACGCCCCCGAGGCCGACTTCTACACCGTCTTCGCCCGTACGACGGAGGGTGCGGGCGCCCGCGGTGTCACCGCGTTCCTCGTCCCCGCCGACCGCCCGGGGCTGACCGGGACCGCGCTGGAGATGCTCTCCCCGCACCCCATCGGCGCGCTGAACTTCGACGACGTCCCCGTCACCCGCGACGATGTCCTCGGTGACCCGGACGGCGGCTTCCGGGTCGCCATGAACACCCTGAACCTCTTCCGGCCCAGCGTCGGCGCGTTCGCCGTCGGGATGGCCCAGGCGGCCCTGGACGCGGCTCTCGGGCACACGGCGCGTCGCACCGCCTTCGGCGGCCCCCTGAAGGATCTCCAGTCGGTCGCCCATCAGGTCGCCGAGATGGCCACCCGCACCGAAGCCGCCCGGCTGCTCGTCTACGCGGCGGCCGCCGCGTACGACGAAGGTGCCGAAGACGTACCGAAGCGGTCGGCCATGGCCAAGCTGCTCGCCACGGAGACCGCCCAGTACGTCGTGGACGCCGCCGTTCAGCTGCACGGCGCCCGCGCGCTTCAACGCGGCCATGTGCTGGAACATCTCTACCGCGAGGTCCGCGCCCCCCGGATCTACGAGGGCGCCACCGAGGTCCAGCGCACGATCATCGCCAAGGAGCTGTACGCAAAGGACGCAAAGGACGCAAAGGAGCCGTACGCATGA
- a CDS encoding RidA family protein, translating into MTLHRQNPAELSPPTGFSHAVTASGSRIVFLAGQTALDTDGKLVGETLPEQFETALANLLTALVAADGAPQDLARVTVYATDVADYRAHAVELGRIWRRLAGRDYPAMAVIGVVRLWDDQALVELDGVAVLP; encoded by the coding sequence ATGACCCTGCACCGCCAGAATCCGGCCGAGCTCTCGCCGCCCACGGGTTTCTCCCACGCCGTCACCGCCTCCGGCTCACGGATCGTCTTCCTGGCCGGGCAGACCGCGCTCGACACCGACGGCAAGCTCGTCGGGGAGACACTGCCCGAGCAGTTCGAGACGGCACTCGCCAATCTCCTCACCGCTCTCGTGGCCGCGGACGGCGCCCCGCAGGACCTCGCCCGCGTCACCGTCTATGCCACCGATGTCGCCGACTACCGCGCCCATGCGGTCGAACTGGGCCGGATCTGGCGCCGGCTGGCCGGCCGCGACTACCCCGCCATGGCGGTGATCGGAGTGGTCCGCCTCTGGGACGATCAGGCCCTGGTCGAGCTGGACGGGGTGGCCGTACTGCCCTGA
- a CDS encoding AMP-binding protein, which yields MELTPSAHLDTFARDHLPPAGQWPELVFDLPELHYPQRLNCGSELLDRTIERFGADRPVFRTAGGEVWTYGELREQADRIAHVLTSCLGVVPGNRVLLRGPTTPWLAACWLGVMRAGAVAVTVLAQQRARELATVCEMAAVSHALCDIRSVDDLAKAEVSGLRITAYGGDSPDDLISLAAAAAPEPYTPVPTAADDVALIAFTSGTTGRPKGCMHFHRDVLAVADTFSARVLRPEPDDVFAGSPPLGFTFGLGGLVIFPMRAGASALLLEQAGPARLLSAIAEHRVSVLFTAPTAYRVMLDNLDGHDTRSLRRCVSAGENLPAATWQAWQERTGLRIINGIGATELLHIFISAADESIRPGTTGIPVPGWHARVVDADGRPVADGEEGLLAVRGPVGCRYLADPRQADYVHDGWNLTGDTYVREPDGWFRYVARADDMIISAGYNIAGPEVEDALLHHPDVAEAAVVGRPDGLRGQIVVAYVVLRAGVPTGDDTVAALADSVKRRLTPYKCPREFVFLDALPRTQTGKLQRFRLRALE from the coding sequence ATGGAGCTGACACCCTCGGCCCACCTCGACACCTTTGCGCGCGACCATCTGCCGCCTGCCGGGCAGTGGCCGGAACTCGTCTTCGACCTGCCCGAGCTGCACTATCCGCAGCGCCTGAACTGCGGGTCCGAGCTGCTGGACCGTACGATCGAGCGCTTCGGCGCGGACCGGCCCGTCTTCCGTACCGCGGGCGGGGAGGTGTGGACGTACGGAGAGCTCCGCGAACAGGCCGACCGGATCGCTCATGTCCTCACCTCCTGCCTCGGTGTGGTCCCCGGGAACCGTGTCCTGCTGCGCGGCCCGACGACCCCCTGGCTCGCGGCCTGCTGGCTGGGCGTGATGAGGGCGGGCGCGGTGGCCGTCACCGTTCTGGCCCAGCAGAGGGCCCGGGAACTCGCCACGGTGTGCGAGATGGCCGCCGTCAGCCACGCGCTGTGCGACATCCGCTCGGTCGACGATCTGGCGAAGGCCGAGGTGTCGGGGCTGCGCATCACGGCGTACGGCGGCGACTCCCCCGACGATCTGATCAGTCTGGCCGCCGCCGCGGCACCGGAGCCGTACACGCCCGTCCCGACCGCCGCCGACGATGTCGCGCTGATCGCCTTCACCTCGGGCACGACCGGCCGCCCCAAGGGGTGCATGCATTTCCACCGCGATGTGCTGGCCGTCGCGGACACCTTCTCCGCGCGGGTGCTGCGGCCGGAGCCCGATGATGTCTTCGCGGGCAGCCCCCCGCTGGGCTTCACCTTCGGGCTCGGTGGTCTGGTGATCTTCCCGATGCGGGCGGGGGCGTCTGCGCTGCTGCTCGAACAGGCGGGCCCGGCCCGGCTGTTGTCCGCGATCGCCGAGCACCGGGTGTCGGTCCTGTTCACCGCGCCGACCGCGTACCGGGTGATGCTGGACAACCTCGACGGCCACGACACCCGCTCGCTGCGGCGCTGCGTGTCGGCCGGTGAGAATCTGCCCGCCGCCACCTGGCAGGCCTGGCAGGAGCGGACCGGACTGCGCATCATCAACGGCATCGGCGCGACCGAGCTGCTGCACATCTTCATCTCGGCGGCGGACGAGTCGATCAGACCGGGCACCACCGGAATCCCGGTTCCGGGGTGGCACGCGCGCGTGGTCGACGCCGACGGCCGTCCGGTGGCGGACGGGGAGGAAGGGCTGCTGGCCGTGCGCGGCCCGGTGGGCTGCCGCTATCTGGCCGACCCTCGTCAGGCGGATTACGTCCACGACGGCTGGAATCTCACCGGCGACACGTACGTACGTGAACCGGACGGCTGGTTCCGCTACGTCGCCCGCGCCGACGACATGATCATTTCGGCCGGGTACAACATCGCCGGGCCCGAGGTCGAGGACGCCCTGCTGCACCACCCGGATGTGGCGGAGGCGGCGGTGGTCGGCCGTCCCGACGGCCTGCGGGGACAGATCGTCGTGGCGTACGTCGTGCTGCGCGCGGGAGTCCCGACCGGCGACGACACCGTCGCCGCACTCGCCGACTCGGTGAAGCGGAGGCTGACACCGTACAAATGCCCCCGCGAGTTCGTCTTCCTCGACGCGCTTCCGCGCACCCAGACCGGCAAGCTGCAACGCTTCCGCCTGCGGGCTCTAGAGTGA